Proteins from one Gossypium raimondii isolate GPD5lz chromosome 8, ASM2569854v1, whole genome shotgun sequence genomic window:
- the LOC105790545 gene encoding scarecrow-like protein 23, with product MLQSLVPQSPISSNTTSSNPSSSMKSKRVERDVSAATGEDSTADDPSNKRPNYSSGDKAAAADEHDETVIEGESTGLRLLGLLLQCAECVAMDNLEDATDLLPEISQLSSPFGSSPERVGAYFAHALQARVVSSSLRTYSPLDNKSLTLTQSQKIFNALQSYNSISPLVKFSHFTANQAIFQALSGEDCVHVIDLDIMQGLQWPGLFHILASRSKKIRSMRITGFGSSSELLELTGKRLADFAASLGLPFEFHPLEGKIGNVTDLNQLGVRSSEAVVVHWMHHCLYDITGSDLATLRLLTVLKPKLITIVEQDLSHGGSFLGRFVEALHYYSALFDALGDGLSVDSLERHTVEQQLFGSEIRNIVAVGGPKRTGEVKVERWGEELRRVGFQPVSLGGNPAAQASLLLGMFPWKGYTLLEENGCLKLGWKDLSLLTASAWQPSD from the coding sequence ATGCTTCAAAGCTTAGTTCCTCAATCTCCAATCAGTTCCAACACTACTAGCTCTAATCCTAGCTCCTCCATGAAGTCAAAGCGCGTCGAAAGAGACGTCTCCGCAGCTACCGGCGAAGATTCCACTGCTGATGATCCTTCTAACAAGCGTCCTAACTACTCCTCCGGCGACAAAGCAGCTGCCGCCGATGAACATGATGAAACGGTGATAGAAGGTGAGTCTACAGGGTTAAGGCTTTTAGGTCTCCTGCTCCAATGCGCCGAATGCGTCGCCATGGATAACCTCGAGgacgccaccgatcttttaccTGAAATATCCCAACTCTCTTCTCCGTTCGGCTCATCTCCCGAACGTGTCGGCGCGTACTTCGCACACGCTTTGCAGGCACGCGTGGTGAGTTCTAGCTTAAGAACCTATTCTCCCCTGGATAACAAATCACTTACCTTGACTCAGTCCCAAAAGATCTTCAATGCTCTGCAATCTTACAATTCGATAAGTCCTTTGGTCAAATTCTCTCACTTCACCGCCAATCAAGCCATCTTCCAAGCATTGAGTGGTGAGGATTGTGTCCACGTCATCGATCTCGACATCATGCAAGGTCTCCAATGGCCAGGATTATTCCACATCCTCGCCTCCCGGTCGAAAAAGATCCGATCAATGAGAATCACGGGGTTCGGATCCTCGTCGGAGCTCCTGGAGTTGACCGGGAAAAGACTGGCGGATTTCGCGGCATCGTTAGGGTTACCATTCGAGTTCCATCCGCTGGAGGGCAAAATCGGAAATGTAACAGATCTGAACCAACTGGGAGTCCGGTCAAGTGAAGCGGTGGTGGTCCATTGGATGCATCATTGCTTATACGACATAACGGGGAGTGATTTGGCGACGTTGAGATTGTTGACGGTGTTGAAACCGAAATTGATCACCATCGTGGAACAGGACTTAAGCCACGGGGGTAGTTTCCTAGGGCGGTTCGTGGAAGCATTGCATTACTACAGCGCGTTGTTCGACGCGCTGGGGGACGGGTTAAGTGTGGACAGCCTAGAGAGGCACACGGTGGAGCAGCAGCTGTTCGGGAGCGAGATTAGGAACATCGTGGCAGTTGGTGGGCCCAAGAGGACGGGAGAGGTTAAAGTGGAGAGATGGGGTGAGGAGTTGAGACGGGTCGGGTTCCAACCCGTGTCGTTGGGTGGAAACCCGGCAGCCCAAGCAAGCCTTTTGCTGGGGATGTTCCCTTGGAAAGGGTACACCCTGTTGGAAGAGAATGGGTGCCTCAAATTAGGGTGGAAAGATCTGTCTTTGTTGACTGCCTCCGCCTGGCAGCCGTCCGATTAA
- the LOC105790546 gene encoding 60S ribosomal protein L27-3, with the protein MVKFLKPNKAVIVLQGRYAGRKAVIVKSFDDGTRDRPYGHCLVAGIKKYPSKVIRKDSAKKTAKKSRVKCFVKLVNYQHLMPTRYTLDVDLKDTVTVDALQTKDKKVATCKTIKQRMEERFKTGKNRWFFTKLRF; encoded by the coding sequence ATGGTGAAGTTTCTAAAGCCCAACAAAGCTGTCATTGTCCTCCAAGGCCGATATGCCGGACGCAAAGCCGTGATCGTAAAATCCTTCGACGACGGCACACGTGACCGTCCCTATGGCCACTGTTTGGTCGCGGGGATAAAAAAGTACCCGAGCAAGGTCATCCGCAAGGACTCCGCCAAGAAAACCGCCAAGAAATCGCGCGTCAAGTGCTTCGTCAAGCTCGTGAACTACCAGCACCTGATGCCCACACGATACACCCTCGACGTCGACTTGAAAGACACCGTCACCGTCGACGCGCTTCAGACCAAGGACAAGAAAGTAGCCACTTGTAAGACTATCAAACAAAGGATGGAAGAGAGGTTCAAAACAGGAAAAAACAGGTGGTTCTTTACCAAGCTGAGGTTTTAA
- the LOC105790548 gene encoding uncharacterized protein LOC105790548 isoform X2, whose amino-acid sequence MASNGASTGVRDVTENSLEKIKRQLASGSGRNLLQGPLLKRSETLRKWNERWVILDPTTGKMEYKTRRNEPTVKGIMTFNENSTIAISPVNFHGLPKYEGCCFYIGTPQKNDYFLCAETPGAARAWVSTLHATQLVLKAHKEAVNSLSGNGSAKLGTVATVVAAANSTARECSKEIEAAMQISLRNALGLVTNVPTDGPMDDLTIMKETLRVKDEELQNLARDLRARDSTIREIADKLSETAEAAESAASAAHIMDEQRRIACAEIECLAKDSENQKEVFMLKLRESEEKLGSLSKERDQLIRQRETAMQEAHMWRTELAKARESAVILEAAVVRAEEKVRVTEMDAEARIKDAAQKEAAAVKEKQELLAYVNVLQAHLQRQQSDAKQIFEEKTESSNTSNSPPDTKNVDLSENVDKACLSVSRAVPVPGESVVRMAVDQVNIQPVGEGEWSDIQATEARIADVREIAPETEGSSHDISVDNQAIDKHHEQGASSFRQP is encoded by the exons ATGGCTTCCAATGGCGCTTCTACG GGAGTTAGGGATGTGACGGAGAACAGTTTGGAAAAGATCAAACGGCAGCTGGCCTCTGGCTCTGGTAGGAACTTGCTACAAGGTCCACTTCTCAAGCGATCTGAAACC TTGAGGAAATGGAATGAACGTTGGGTGATATTAGACCCCACAACAGGGAAAATGGAATACAA GACTAGGAGGAATGAGCCAACTGTTAAGGGAATCATGACGTTCAATGAAAACAGCACCATTGCCATATCTCCTGTTAACTTTCA TGGACTTCCAAAGTACGAAGGCTGCTGTTTCT ATATTGGGACTCCCCAGAAAAATGACTACTTTCTTTGTGCGGAGACTCCTGGTGCTGCAAGAGCTTGGGTATCAActttaca TGCAACGCAGTTGGTTCTAAAGGCCCACAAAGAGGCTGTCAATTCCTTAAGTGGGAATGGTTCTGCAAAGTTGGGTACGGTTGCAACTGTAGTTGCTGCCGCAAATTCAACAGCCAGGGAATGTTCTAAAGAAATTGAAGCGGCAATGCAGATATCTTTGAGAAATGCCTTAGGATTGGTGACAAATGTACCCACTGATGGTCCAATGGATGACCTTACAATTATGAAG GAGACACTAAGAGTCAAGGATGAGGAATTGCAGAATTTGGCTCGAGATCTTCGGGCTCGTGATTCAACAATAAGAGAAATAGCAGACAAACTTTCAGAGACTGCTGAAGCTGCTGAATCTGCAGCATCTGCAGCTCATATAATGGATGAACAAAGAAGAATTGCTTGTGCAGAAATTGAGTGCTTAGCAAAAGATTCAGAAAATCAAAAGGAAGTTTTCATGTTAAAG CTGAGGGAGTCTGAAGAAAAGCTTGGGTCCCTAAGTAAAGAAAGAGATCAATTGATTAGGCAGAGAGAGACTGCCATGCAGGAGGCACATATGTGGCGTACTGAGCTTGCAAAAGCTCGAGAGAGTGCTGTGATATTAGAAGCAGCAGTTGTGAGAGCAGAAGAGAAGGTCAGAGTTACTGAAATGGATGCTGAGGCAAGAATAAAAGATGCAGCACAGAAAGAGGCTGCTGCGGTGAAGGAAAAGCAAGAACTTCTTGCTTATGTGAATGTCTTACAGGCACATCTCCAAAG ACAACAGAGTGACGCAAAGCAAATATTTGAGGAGAAGACCGAGTCTTCAAATACCAGTAACAGTCCACCTGATACGAAGAATGTTGACTTGTCAGAGAATGTCGATAAAGCTTGTCTTAGCGTTTCTAGAGCAGTGCCGGTGCCAGGGGAGAGCGTAGTCCGCATGGCAGTGGATCAAGTCAACATCCAACCAGTTGGTGAGGGTGAATGGAGTGATATTCAGGCAACAGAGGCAAGAATAGCTGATGTGAGAGAGATAGCCCCCGAGACGGAAGGAAGCAGCCATGACATTTCCGTCGATAACCAAGCAATCGATAAGCACCATGAGCAAGGAGCAAGCTCTTTCCGCCAGCCTTGA
- the LOC105790548 gene encoding uncharacterized protein LOC105790548 isoform X1, giving the protein MASNGASTEQGVRDVTENSLEKIKRQLASGSGRNLLQGPLLKRSETLRKWNERWVILDPTTGKMEYKTRRNEPTVKGIMTFNENSTIAISPVNFHGLPKYEGCCFYIGTPQKNDYFLCAETPGAARAWVSTLHATQLVLKAHKEAVNSLSGNGSAKLGTVATVVAAANSTARECSKEIEAAMQISLRNALGLVTNVPTDGPMDDLTIMKETLRVKDEELQNLARDLRARDSTIREIADKLSETAEAAESAASAAHIMDEQRRIACAEIECLAKDSENQKEVFMLKLRESEEKLGSLSKERDQLIRQRETAMQEAHMWRTELAKARESAVILEAAVVRAEEKVRVTEMDAEARIKDAAQKEAAAVKEKQELLAYVNVLQAHLQRQQSDAKQIFEEKTESSNTSNSPPDTKNVDLSENVDKACLSVSRAVPVPGESVVRMAVDQVNIQPVGEGEWSDIQATEARIADVREIAPETEGSSHDISVDNQAIDKHHEQGASSFRQP; this is encoded by the exons ATGGCTTCCAATGGCGCTTCTACG gaaCAGGGAGTTAGGGATGTGACGGAGAACAGTTTGGAAAAGATCAAACGGCAGCTGGCCTCTGGCTCTGGTAGGAACTTGCTACAAGGTCCACTTCTCAAGCGATCTGAAACC TTGAGGAAATGGAATGAACGTTGGGTGATATTAGACCCCACAACAGGGAAAATGGAATACAA GACTAGGAGGAATGAGCCAACTGTTAAGGGAATCATGACGTTCAATGAAAACAGCACCATTGCCATATCTCCTGTTAACTTTCA TGGACTTCCAAAGTACGAAGGCTGCTGTTTCT ATATTGGGACTCCCCAGAAAAATGACTACTTTCTTTGTGCGGAGACTCCTGGTGCTGCAAGAGCTTGGGTATCAActttaca TGCAACGCAGTTGGTTCTAAAGGCCCACAAAGAGGCTGTCAATTCCTTAAGTGGGAATGGTTCTGCAAAGTTGGGTACGGTTGCAACTGTAGTTGCTGCCGCAAATTCAACAGCCAGGGAATGTTCTAAAGAAATTGAAGCGGCAATGCAGATATCTTTGAGAAATGCCTTAGGATTGGTGACAAATGTACCCACTGATGGTCCAATGGATGACCTTACAATTATGAAG GAGACACTAAGAGTCAAGGATGAGGAATTGCAGAATTTGGCTCGAGATCTTCGGGCTCGTGATTCAACAATAAGAGAAATAGCAGACAAACTTTCAGAGACTGCTGAAGCTGCTGAATCTGCAGCATCTGCAGCTCATATAATGGATGAACAAAGAAGAATTGCTTGTGCAGAAATTGAGTGCTTAGCAAAAGATTCAGAAAATCAAAAGGAAGTTTTCATGTTAAAG CTGAGGGAGTCTGAAGAAAAGCTTGGGTCCCTAAGTAAAGAAAGAGATCAATTGATTAGGCAGAGAGAGACTGCCATGCAGGAGGCACATATGTGGCGTACTGAGCTTGCAAAAGCTCGAGAGAGTGCTGTGATATTAGAAGCAGCAGTTGTGAGAGCAGAAGAGAAGGTCAGAGTTACTGAAATGGATGCTGAGGCAAGAATAAAAGATGCAGCACAGAAAGAGGCTGCTGCGGTGAAGGAAAAGCAAGAACTTCTTGCTTATGTGAATGTCTTACAGGCACATCTCCAAAG ACAACAGAGTGACGCAAAGCAAATATTTGAGGAGAAGACCGAGTCTTCAAATACCAGTAACAGTCCACCTGATACGAAGAATGTTGACTTGTCAGAGAATGTCGATAAAGCTTGTCTTAGCGTTTCTAGAGCAGTGCCGGTGCCAGGGGAGAGCGTAGTCCGCATGGCAGTGGATCAAGTCAACATCCAACCAGTTGGTGAGGGTGAATGGAGTGATATTCAGGCAACAGAGGCAAGAATAGCTGATGTGAGAGAGATAGCCCCCGAGACGGAAGGAAGCAGCCATGACATTTCCGTCGATAACCAAGCAATCGATAAGCACCATGAGCAAGGAGCAAGCTCTTTCCGCCAGCCTTGA
- the LOC105793095 gene encoding uncharacterized protein LOC105793095, with translation MVNRREAVNVVTSTITSLIDDNFNETEEEMSETDVSSSDVFESDVSNRIRVYLDGLNIDDIEVGELCDSDDSRRLDSAHKSDSNAQNWPEFNPENDLSNPRLKVGMLFKSKDSLKEASKQRAKPRALELIEGAHKAQYENIYEYLLEVCKDGYRDGCRRIVGLDGCFLKGYYSGYLLATVGIDATNDIYPIAYTAVEKTRRYVRHLHANFNLAGFRTKELKDSLWKASRASTPKDFEDVIDELKKTNKHAYDWLKEKNPTHWSRSHFSIRSHSDMLVNNLSESFNKMILEAKEKPILTMMETVRTNIMLLIVKKKEEAEKWKGMLCPKIRKKLDVNIKDSLRCVSSHAGGNRYQVEYGPNNQYVVNLVENSCSSRN, from the exons ATGGTCAATAGAAGAGAAGCTGTCAATGTTGTTACATCCACTATAACGA GTTTAATTGATGACAATTTTAATGAGACTGAAGAAGAAATGTCTGAAACTGATGTGTCTAGTAGTGATGTATTTGAAAGCGATGTGTCTAATAGGATAAGAGTTTATTTAGATGGTTTAAACATTGATGATATAGAAGTAGGTGAATTGTGTGATAGTGATGATTCTAGAAGATTAGATAGTGCACATAAATCTGACTCAAATGCCCAAAATTGGCCTGAGTTCAACCCAGAGAATGACTTGAGTAATCCTAGACTTAAGGTTGGAATGTTATTTAAGTCTAAAGACAGTCTAAAAGAAGCTTCCAAGCA GAGGGCTAAACCTAGGGCATTGGAATTAATTGAAGGAGCTCATAAGGCTCAATATGAGAATATTTATGAGTATTTGTTGGAG GTATGCAAAGATGGCTATAGGGATGGTTGTAGGAGGATAGTAGGTTTAGATGGATGTTTCTTGAAGGGCTACTATAGTGGCTACTTACTTGCAACTGTTGGGATAGATGCAACTAATGACATCTATCCTATTGCATATACTGCTGTTGAAA AAACAAGACGCTATGTTAGACACCTACATGCCAATTTCAATTTAGCTGGTTTCCGAACAAAGGAATTGAAAGATTCGCTTTGGAAAGCTTCTAGAGCAAGCACTCCAAAAGATTTTGAGGATGTTATAGATGAACTGAAGAAAACCAATAAGCATGCTTATGATTGGTTGAAGGAAAAGAACCCTACTCACTGGTCAAGATCTCATTTCTCAATTAGGAGCCATTCTGACATGTTGGTGAATAATCTTTCTGAATCATTTAACAAG ATGATATTAGAAGCAAAAGAGAAACCTATTTTGACCATGATGGAAACAGTAAGGACTAATATTATGTTGCTGATTgtcaagaagaaagaagaagctGAAAAATGGAAAGGAATGTTGTGTCCAAAGATCAGGAAAAAGCTAGATGTCAATATCAAAGACTCATTGAG GTGTGTTTCATCACATGCTGGTGGGAATAGGTATCAGGTTGAATATGGTCCAAACAATCAGTATGTGGTGAACCTAGTTGAGAATTCTTGCTCCTCCAGGAATTGA